In Amia ocellicauda isolate fAmiCal2 chromosome 5, fAmiCal2.hap1, whole genome shotgun sequence, a genomic segment contains:
- the LOC136749412 gene encoding potassium voltage-gated channel subfamily A member 3, producing MDDHLSLLHSPPPSTTKHGKNSTNNIVNPGYTDTEQDIMTVVACDNMLEETAALPGHHSLDRYEPDHECCERVVINISGLRFETQLKTLSQFPETLLGDPKKRMRYFDPLRNEYFFDRNRPSFDAILYYYQSGGRIRRPVNVPIDIFSEEIRFYELGEEAMEKFREDEGFIKEEERPLPANEFQRQVWLLFEYPESSGPARGIAIVSVLVILISIVIFCLETLPEFRDDKDYSASLLIPVINGTTPYLSSTFTDPFFVVETLCIIWFSFELLVRFFACPSKATFSKNIMNIIDIVAIIPYFITLGTELAERQGNGQQAMSLAILRVIRLVRVFRIFKLSRHSKGLQILGQTLKASMRELGLLIFFLFIGVILFSSAVYFAEADDPTSSFSSIPDAFWWAVVTMTTVGYGDMHPVTIGGKIVGSLCAIAGVLTIALPVPVIVSNFNYFYHRETEGEEQAQYLHVGSCQHLSSTEELKKTRSSSSLSKSEYMVIEEGINSAFKQPNFKSTNCTPNNHNCVNIKKIFTDV from the coding sequence ATGGACGACCACCTCAGCCTCCTTCACTCGCCTCCTCCTTCCACGACCAAGCACGGGAAGAACAGCACCAACAACATCGTTAACCCCGGCTACACCGACACCGAGCAGGACATCATGACAGTGGTGGCCTGTGACAATATGCTGGAGGAGACCGCGGCCCTGCCTGGCCACCACTCTCTGGACCGCTACGAGCCCGACCACGAGTGCTGCGAGCGGGTGGTCATCAACATCTCCGGGCTGCGCTTCGAGACGCAGCTCAAAACTCTGTCCCAGTTCCCGGAGACTTTGCTGGGCGACCCCAAAAAGAGGATGCGCTACTTCGACCCGCTGAGGAACGAGTACTTCTTCGATAGGAACCGTCCCAGTTTTGATGCTATCCTCTACTACTACCAGTCTGGGGGGCGTATCAGGAGACCGGTCAACGTGCCCATTGACATTTTCTCCGAGGAGATCCGGTTTTATGAACTCGGAGAGGAGGCGATGGAGAAATTCCGTGAAGACGAGGGCTTTATCAAAGAGGAGGAACGCCCTTTACCCGCCAATGAATTCCAGAGGCAGGTGTGGCTGCTGTTTGAGTACCCGGAGAGCTCAGGACCCGCTCGGGGTATCGCCATCGTGTCAGTGCTGGTCATTTTGATCTCCATCGTTATCTTCTGCCTGGAAACTTTGCCCGAATTCCGGGATGACAAAGACTACTCCGCCAGCCTCCTAATACCTGTTATAAACGGCACGACCCCTTACCTGTCCAGTACTTTTACGGACCCTTTCTTCGTTGTGGAGACGCTGTGCATCATCTGGTTCTCTTTTGAGCTGCTGGTGCGGTTCTTCGCCTGCCCGAGCAAGGCCACCTTCTCCAaaaacatcatgaacatcatTGACATTGTGGCGATAATTCCTTACTTCATCACGCTGGGGACTGAGCTGGCGGAGAGACAAGGCAACGGGCAACAGGCGATGTCCCTGGCCATCCTGCGAGTGATCCGGCTCGTCCGGGTGTTCCGCATTTTCAAGCTCTCTCGGCACTCGAAGGGGCTCCAGATTTTGGGACAGACACTGAAAGCCAGTATGAGGGAACTGGGGCTGCTGATCTTCTTTCTGTTCATCGGGGTCATCCTCTTCTCCAGTGCGGTGTACTTCGCGGAAGCAGACGACCCCACGTCCAGCTTCAGCAGCATCCCCGACGCGTTCTGGTGGGCTGTGGTCACAATGACAACAGTGGGCTACGGAGACATGCACCCTGTTACAATCGGGGGGAAAATCGTCGGGTCCCTGTGTGCTATTGCCGGCGTGTTAACCATTGCCTTGCCAGTGCCGGTCATCGTGTCGAATTTTAACTACTTCTACCACCGGGAGACTGAAGGGGAAGAGCAGGCTCAATACCTGCACGTTGGCAGCTGTCAACACTTGTCGTCCACCGAGGAGCTGAAAAAGACACGCAGTTCCTCCTCTCTCAGCAAATCGGAATATATGGTCATAGAGGAAGGGATCAACAGTGCTTTCAAGCAGCCCAACTTCAAAAGTACCAACTGTACCCCAAACAACCACAACTGCGTGAATATCAAAAAGATTTTCACTGATGTGTAA